The following coding sequences lie in one Arachis hypogaea cultivar Tifrunner chromosome 9, arahy.Tifrunner.gnm2.J5K5, whole genome shotgun sequence genomic window:
- the LOC112710873 gene encoding branched-chain-amino-acid aminotransferase-like protein 1 isoform X1, translating to MSLECTKWEMAVCEVTVIHSWSSPCSLSTSLMYSFAQRDDVEVLDEPLYANFLRVSGLHKPYRDQLLSKMESDGNKVVKDIISRPGSKKYRFCKHMSKQKVLGLTEDLMKNGKHFILIRNPLDILSSFDNDALPTFSELGFVELVCIYSELYELGKPPVVIDAAELQQDPEDTLRGLCNDLEIPYQPAMLKWEAGPKSIDGLWAPWRYKTVHKSTGFKQERKDLQPFPFSLYALLEQSLPLYNLLRRHVKKKRSLLSPPLPLPDLPVPANEKLLAWVGDEIVTRESAKVSVFDSVVQGGDSVWEGLRVYNGKIFKLEGHLDRMFDSAKALAFENVPTRDEIKEAIFQTLVRNGMFDNSHIRLSLTRGKKVTSGMSPAFNLYGCTLIVLAEWKPPVYDNTHGIVLVTASTRRNSPNTLDSKIHHNNLLNNILAKIEGNNAKADDAIMLDKDGYLSETNATNIFIVKKGRVLTPHADYCLPGITRATVMNLVVEQQLILEERRISLSEVHTADEIWTTGTMGELSPDIRSEFRINIIDELKVQLSKVNKKCDKCGHGEATFYTRQMRSADEG from the exons ATGAGTCTTGAGTGCACCAAGTGGGAGATGGCAGTGTGTGAGGTTACTGTTATTCACTCATGGTCTTCTCCATGCTCCCTTAGTACTTCTCTCATGTACTCTTTTGCTCAG AGGGATGATGTGGAAGTGCTTGATGAGCCTCTCTATGCTAATTTCCTTCGCGTATCAGGTCTTCATAAACCCTATAGGGACCAACTACTCTCCAAAATG GAATCCGATGGAAATAAGGTTGTTAAGGACATCATTTCTCGTCCGGGAAGCAAGAAGTATAGATTCTGTAAG CATATGTCGAAACAAAAGGTTCTAGGTTTGACTGAAGATCTAATGAAGAATGGAAAGCACTTCATTCTCATAAGAAATCCTCTTGACATACTG TCATCATTTGACAATGATGCCCTTCCAACTTTTTCTGAGTTGGGTTTCGTGGAGCTAGTTTGTATATACAGTGAACTTTATGAGCTTGGAAAACCGCCGGTGGTTATTGATGCTGCAGAACTTCAACAAGATCCTGAG GATACTTTACGAGGTCTTTGTAATGACTTGGAGATTCCTTATCAACCTGCTATGCTCAA ATGGGAAGCAGGTCCAAAATCAATAGACGGCTTGTGGGCTCCTTGGCGGTACAAAACAGTACATAAGTCTACTGGTTTTAAGCAAGAAAGGAAGGATCTTCAG CCATTTCCCTTCTCTCTATATGCTTTGCTAGAGCAAAGTCTACCCCTTTACAATTTGCTTCGGCgccatgtgaaaaagaagagatcTCTTCTGAGCCCTCCTTTACCTCTTCCCGACCTTCCAGTTCCCGCAAATGAGAAATTGCTTGCATGGGTTGGTGATGAGATTGTGACACGTGAGAGTGCAAAG GTTTCTGTTTTTGATTCGGTTGTCCAAGGAGGTGACTCAGTTTGGGAGGGTCTCCGTGTGTATAATGGAAAGATATTTAAGCTTGAGGGACACCTAGACAG GATGTTTGATTCAGCaaaagctttagcttttgagaatgTTCCAACACGAGATGAG ATCAAGGAAGCTATTTTCCAAACACTTGTAAGGAATGGAATGTTTGACAATTCCCACATCCGGCTTTCTCTGACACGGGGAAAGAAG gTTACTTCTGGCATGAGTCCAGCATTCAATCTGTATGGATGCACATTAATTG TTCTAGCTGAGTGGAAGCCCCCAGTTTATGATAATACACATGGTATAGTTCTTGTGACTGCTTCAACACGCCGTAATTCACCAAAT ACTCTGGATTCAAAAATTCATCACAATAACCTCCTTAATAATATACTTGCAAAG ATTGAAGGCAATAATGCAAAAGCAGATGATGCAATCATGCTTGACAAAGATGGTTATCTGTCTGAAACCAATGCAACAAACATT TTCATAGTTAAAAAGGGTCGTGTCCTAACACCTCATGCTGATTACTGTCTTCCAGGCATTACTCGAGCTACT GTAATGAATCTTGTGGTGGAGCAGCAGTTGATCTTAGAGGAGCGGAGAATCAGCCTATCAGAAGTGCATACTGCAGATGAG ATATGGACTACAGGAACAATGGGAGAACTAAGCCCA GATATAAGAAGCGAATTTAGAATCAATATAATTGATGAATTGAAGGTGCAATTGTCCAAG GTCAACAAGAAATGTGATAAATGTGGTCATGGTGAAGCTACCTTCTATACCAGACAG ATGAGATCAGCAGATGAAGGGTAA
- the LOC112710873 gene encoding branched-chain-amino-acid aminotransferase-like protein 2 isoform X8: MMWKCLMSLSMLISFAYQESDGNKVVKDIISRPGSKKYRFCKHMSKQKVLGLTEDLMKNGKHFILIRNPLDILSSFDNDALPTFSELGFVELVCIYSELYELGKPPVVIDAAELQQDPEDTLRGLCNDLEIPYQPAMLKWEAGPKSIDGLWAPWRYKTVHKSTGFKQERKDLQPFPFSLYALLEQSLPLYNLLRRHVKKKRSLLSPPLPLPDLPVPANEKLLAWVGDEIVTRESAKVSVFDSVVQGGDSVWEGLRVYNGKIFKLEGHLDRMFDSAKALAFENVPTRDEIKEAIFQTLVRNGMFDNSHIRLSLTRGKKVTSGMSPAFNLYGCTLIVLAEWKPPVYDNTHGIVLVTASTRRNSPNTLDSKIHHNNLLNNILAKIEGNNAKADDAIMLDKDGYLSETNATNIFIVKKGRVLTPHADYCLPGITRATVMNLVVEQQLILEERRISLSEVHTADEIWTTGTMGELSPDIRSEFRINIIDELKVQLSKVNKKCDKCGHGEATFYTRQMRSADEG, translated from the exons ATGATGTGGAAGTGCTTGATGAGCCTCTCTATGCTAATTTCCTTCGCGTATCAG GAATCCGATGGAAATAAGGTTGTTAAGGACATCATTTCTCGTCCGGGAAGCAAGAAGTATAGATTCTGTAAG CATATGTCGAAACAAAAGGTTCTAGGTTTGACTGAAGATCTAATGAAGAATGGAAAGCACTTCATTCTCATAAGAAATCCTCTTGACATACTG TCATCATTTGACAATGATGCCCTTCCAACTTTTTCTGAGTTGGGTTTCGTGGAGCTAGTTTGTATATACAGTGAACTTTATGAGCTTGGAAAACCGCCGGTGGTTATTGATGCTGCAGAACTTCAACAAGATCCTGAG GATACTTTACGAGGTCTTTGTAATGACTTGGAGATTCCTTATCAACCTGCTATGCTCAA ATGGGAAGCAGGTCCAAAATCAATAGACGGCTTGTGGGCTCCTTGGCGGTACAAAACAGTACATAAGTCTACTGGTTTTAAGCAAGAAAGGAAGGATCTTCAG CCATTTCCCTTCTCTCTATATGCTTTGCTAGAGCAAAGTCTACCCCTTTACAATTTGCTTCGGCgccatgtgaaaaagaagagatcTCTTCTGAGCCCTCCTTTACCTCTTCCCGACCTTCCAGTTCCCGCAAATGAGAAATTGCTTGCATGGGTTGGTGATGAGATTGTGACACGTGAGAGTGCAAAG GTTTCTGTTTTTGATTCGGTTGTCCAAGGAGGTGACTCAGTTTGGGAGGGTCTCCGTGTGTATAATGGAAAGATATTTAAGCTTGAGGGACACCTAGACAG GATGTTTGATTCAGCaaaagctttagcttttgagaatgTTCCAACACGAGATGAG ATCAAGGAAGCTATTTTCCAAACACTTGTAAGGAATGGAATGTTTGACAATTCCCACATCCGGCTTTCTCTGACACGGGGAAAGAAG gTTACTTCTGGCATGAGTCCAGCATTCAATCTGTATGGATGCACATTAATTG TTCTAGCTGAGTGGAAGCCCCCAGTTTATGATAATACACATGGTATAGTTCTTGTGACTGCTTCAACACGCCGTAATTCACCAAAT ACTCTGGATTCAAAAATTCATCACAATAACCTCCTTAATAATATACTTGCAAAG ATTGAAGGCAATAATGCAAAAGCAGATGATGCAATCATGCTTGACAAAGATGGTTATCTGTCTGAAACCAATGCAACAAACATT TTCATAGTTAAAAAGGGTCGTGTCCTAACACCTCATGCTGATTACTGTCTTCCAGGCATTACTCGAGCTACT GTAATGAATCTTGTGGTGGAGCAGCAGTTGATCTTAGAGGAGCGGAGAATCAGCCTATCAGAAGTGCATACTGCAGATGAG ATATGGACTACAGGAACAATGGGAGAACTAAGCCCA GATATAAGAAGCGAATTTAGAATCAATATAATTGATGAATTGAAGGTGCAATTGTCCAAG GTCAACAAGAAATGTGATAAATGTGGTCATGGTGAAGCTACCTTCTATACCAGACAG ATGAGATCAGCAGATGAAGGGTAA
- the LOC112710873 gene encoding branched-chain-amino-acid aminotransferase-like protein 2 isoform X3 codes for MSLECTKWEMAVCEVTVIHSWSSPCSLSTSLMYSFAQRDDVEVLDEPLYANFLRVSGLHKPYRDQLLSKMESDGNKVVKDIISRPGSKKYRFCKHMSKQKVLGLTEDLMKNGKHFILIRNPLDILSSFDNDALPTFSELGFVELVCIYSELYELGKPPVVIDAAELQQDPEDTLRGLCNDLEIPYQPAMLKWEAGPKSIDGLWAPWRYKTVHKSTGFKQERKDLQPFPFSLYALLEQSLPLYNLLRRHVKKKRSLLSPPLPLPDLPVPANEKLLAWVGDEIVTRESAKVSVFDSVVQGGDSVWEGLRVYNGKIFKLEGHLDRMFDSAKALAFENVPTRDEIKEAIFQTLVRNGMFDNSHIRLSLTRGKKVTSGMSPAFNLYGCTLIVLAEWKPPVYDNTHGIVLVTASTRRNSPNTLDSKIHHNNLLNNILAKIEGNNAKADDAIMLDKDGYLSETNATNIFIVKKGRVLTPHADYCLPGITRATVMNLVVEQQLILEERRISLSEVHTADEIWTTGTMGELSPVSECCRWNKPNT; via the exons ATGAGTCTTGAGTGCACCAAGTGGGAGATGGCAGTGTGTGAGGTTACTGTTATTCACTCATGGTCTTCTCCATGCTCCCTTAGTACTTCTCTCATGTACTCTTTTGCTCAG AGGGATGATGTGGAAGTGCTTGATGAGCCTCTCTATGCTAATTTCCTTCGCGTATCAGGTCTTCATAAACCCTATAGGGACCAACTACTCTCCAAAATG GAATCCGATGGAAATAAGGTTGTTAAGGACATCATTTCTCGTCCGGGAAGCAAGAAGTATAGATTCTGTAAG CATATGTCGAAACAAAAGGTTCTAGGTTTGACTGAAGATCTAATGAAGAATGGAAAGCACTTCATTCTCATAAGAAATCCTCTTGACATACTG TCATCATTTGACAATGATGCCCTTCCAACTTTTTCTGAGTTGGGTTTCGTGGAGCTAGTTTGTATATACAGTGAACTTTATGAGCTTGGAAAACCGCCGGTGGTTATTGATGCTGCAGAACTTCAACAAGATCCTGAG GATACTTTACGAGGTCTTTGTAATGACTTGGAGATTCCTTATCAACCTGCTATGCTCAA ATGGGAAGCAGGTCCAAAATCAATAGACGGCTTGTGGGCTCCTTGGCGGTACAAAACAGTACATAAGTCTACTGGTTTTAAGCAAGAAAGGAAGGATCTTCAG CCATTTCCCTTCTCTCTATATGCTTTGCTAGAGCAAAGTCTACCCCTTTACAATTTGCTTCGGCgccatgtgaaaaagaagagatcTCTTCTGAGCCCTCCTTTACCTCTTCCCGACCTTCCAGTTCCCGCAAATGAGAAATTGCTTGCATGGGTTGGTGATGAGATTGTGACACGTGAGAGTGCAAAG GTTTCTGTTTTTGATTCGGTTGTCCAAGGAGGTGACTCAGTTTGGGAGGGTCTCCGTGTGTATAATGGAAAGATATTTAAGCTTGAGGGACACCTAGACAG GATGTTTGATTCAGCaaaagctttagcttttgagaatgTTCCAACACGAGATGAG ATCAAGGAAGCTATTTTCCAAACACTTGTAAGGAATGGAATGTTTGACAATTCCCACATCCGGCTTTCTCTGACACGGGGAAAGAAG gTTACTTCTGGCATGAGTCCAGCATTCAATCTGTATGGATGCACATTAATTG TTCTAGCTGAGTGGAAGCCCCCAGTTTATGATAATACACATGGTATAGTTCTTGTGACTGCTTCAACACGCCGTAATTCACCAAAT ACTCTGGATTCAAAAATTCATCACAATAACCTCCTTAATAATATACTTGCAAAG ATTGAAGGCAATAATGCAAAAGCAGATGATGCAATCATGCTTGACAAAGATGGTTATCTGTCTGAAACCAATGCAACAAACATT TTCATAGTTAAAAAGGGTCGTGTCCTAACACCTCATGCTGATTACTGTCTTCCAGGCATTACTCGAGCTACT GTAATGAATCTTGTGGTGGAGCAGCAGTTGATCTTAGAGGAGCGGAGAATCAGCCTATCAGAAGTGCATACTGCAGATGAG ATATGGACTACAGGAACAATGGGAGAACTAAGCCCA GTGAGTGAATGTTGCAGGTGGAATAAGCCCAACACGTAG
- the LOC112710873 gene encoding branched-chain-amino-acid aminotransferase-like protein 1 isoform X2 → MSLECTKWEMAVCEVTVIHSWSSPCSLSTSLMYSFAQRDDVEVLDEPLYANFLRVSGLHKPYRDQLLSKMESDGNKVVKDIISRPGSKKYRFCKHMSKQKVLGLTEDLMKNGKHFILIRNPLDILSSFDNDALPTFSELGFVELVCIYSELYELGKPPVVIDAAELQQDPEDTLRGLCNDLEIPYQPAMLKWEAGPKSIDGLWAPWRYKTVHKSTGFKQERKDLQPFPFSLYALLEQSLPLYNLLRRHVKKKRSLLSPPLPLPDLPVPANEKLLAWVGDEIVTRESAKVSVFDSVVQGGDSVWEGLRVYNGKIFKLEGHLDRMFDSAKALAFENVPTRDEIKEAIFQTLVRNGMFDNSHIRLSLTRGKKVTSGMSPAFNLYGCTLIVLAEWKPPVYDNTHGIVLVTASTRRNSPNTLDSKIHHNNLLNNILAKIEGNNAKADDAIMLDKDGYLSETNATNIFIVKKGRVLTPHADYCLPGITRATVMNLVVEQQLILEERRISLSEVHTADEIWTTGTMGELSPVVKVDARIIGNGEVGPVTKRLQAAYKKLTQDSGVPIQNCHKK, encoded by the exons ATGAGTCTTGAGTGCACCAAGTGGGAGATGGCAGTGTGTGAGGTTACTGTTATTCACTCATGGTCTTCTCCATGCTCCCTTAGTACTTCTCTCATGTACTCTTTTGCTCAG AGGGATGATGTGGAAGTGCTTGATGAGCCTCTCTATGCTAATTTCCTTCGCGTATCAGGTCTTCATAAACCCTATAGGGACCAACTACTCTCCAAAATG GAATCCGATGGAAATAAGGTTGTTAAGGACATCATTTCTCGTCCGGGAAGCAAGAAGTATAGATTCTGTAAG CATATGTCGAAACAAAAGGTTCTAGGTTTGACTGAAGATCTAATGAAGAATGGAAAGCACTTCATTCTCATAAGAAATCCTCTTGACATACTG TCATCATTTGACAATGATGCCCTTCCAACTTTTTCTGAGTTGGGTTTCGTGGAGCTAGTTTGTATATACAGTGAACTTTATGAGCTTGGAAAACCGCCGGTGGTTATTGATGCTGCAGAACTTCAACAAGATCCTGAG GATACTTTACGAGGTCTTTGTAATGACTTGGAGATTCCTTATCAACCTGCTATGCTCAA ATGGGAAGCAGGTCCAAAATCAATAGACGGCTTGTGGGCTCCTTGGCGGTACAAAACAGTACATAAGTCTACTGGTTTTAAGCAAGAAAGGAAGGATCTTCAG CCATTTCCCTTCTCTCTATATGCTTTGCTAGAGCAAAGTCTACCCCTTTACAATTTGCTTCGGCgccatgtgaaaaagaagagatcTCTTCTGAGCCCTCCTTTACCTCTTCCCGACCTTCCAGTTCCCGCAAATGAGAAATTGCTTGCATGGGTTGGTGATGAGATTGTGACACGTGAGAGTGCAAAG GTTTCTGTTTTTGATTCGGTTGTCCAAGGAGGTGACTCAGTTTGGGAGGGTCTCCGTGTGTATAATGGAAAGATATTTAAGCTTGAGGGACACCTAGACAG GATGTTTGATTCAGCaaaagctttagcttttgagaatgTTCCAACACGAGATGAG ATCAAGGAAGCTATTTTCCAAACACTTGTAAGGAATGGAATGTTTGACAATTCCCACATCCGGCTTTCTCTGACACGGGGAAAGAAG gTTACTTCTGGCATGAGTCCAGCATTCAATCTGTATGGATGCACATTAATTG TTCTAGCTGAGTGGAAGCCCCCAGTTTATGATAATACACATGGTATAGTTCTTGTGACTGCTTCAACACGCCGTAATTCACCAAAT ACTCTGGATTCAAAAATTCATCACAATAACCTCCTTAATAATATACTTGCAAAG ATTGAAGGCAATAATGCAAAAGCAGATGATGCAATCATGCTTGACAAAGATGGTTATCTGTCTGAAACCAATGCAACAAACATT TTCATAGTTAAAAAGGGTCGTGTCCTAACACCTCATGCTGATTACTGTCTTCCAGGCATTACTCGAGCTACT GTAATGAATCTTGTGGTGGAGCAGCAGTTGATCTTAGAGGAGCGGAGAATCAGCCTATCAGAAGTGCATACTGCAGATGAG ATATGGACTACAGGAACAATGGGAGAACTAAGCCCA gtagtGAAGGTTGATGCACGCATCATTGGTAATGGAGAAGTAGGACCAGTCACTAAGAGATTACAAGCTGCCTacaaaaaattgactcaagactctgGTGTGCCTATACAAAACTGCCACAAGAAATGA
- the LOC112710873 gene encoding branched-chain-amino-acid aminotransferase-like protein 2 isoform X6 → MSLECTKWEMAVCEVTVIHSWSSPCSLSTSLMYSFAQRDDVEVLDEPLYANFLRVSGLHKPYRDQLLSKMESDGNKVVKDIISRPGSKKYRFCKHMSKQKVLGLTEDLMKNGKHFILIRNPLDILSSFDNDALPTFSELGFVELVCIYSELYELGKPPVVIDAAELQQDPEDTLRGLCNDLEIPYQPAMLKWEAGPKSIDGLWAPWRYKTVHKSTGFKQERKDLQPFPFSLYALLEQSLPLYNLLRRHVKKKRSLLSPPLPLPDLPVPANEKLLAWVGDEIVTRESAKVSVFDSVVQGGDSVWEGLRVYNGKIFKLEGHLDRMFDSAKALAFENVPTRDEIKEAIFQTLVRNGMFDNSHIRLSLTRGKKVTSGMSPAFNLYGCTLIVLAEWKPPVYDNTHGIVLVTASTRRNSPNTLDSKIHHNNLLNNILAKIEGNNAKADDAIMLDKDGYLSETNATNIFIVKKGRVLTPHADYCLPGITRATVMNLVVEQQLILEERRISLSEVHTADEIWTTGTMGELSPQSCKER, encoded by the exons ATGAGTCTTGAGTGCACCAAGTGGGAGATGGCAGTGTGTGAGGTTACTGTTATTCACTCATGGTCTTCTCCATGCTCCCTTAGTACTTCTCTCATGTACTCTTTTGCTCAG AGGGATGATGTGGAAGTGCTTGATGAGCCTCTCTATGCTAATTTCCTTCGCGTATCAGGTCTTCATAAACCCTATAGGGACCAACTACTCTCCAAAATG GAATCCGATGGAAATAAGGTTGTTAAGGACATCATTTCTCGTCCGGGAAGCAAGAAGTATAGATTCTGTAAG CATATGTCGAAACAAAAGGTTCTAGGTTTGACTGAAGATCTAATGAAGAATGGAAAGCACTTCATTCTCATAAGAAATCCTCTTGACATACTG TCATCATTTGACAATGATGCCCTTCCAACTTTTTCTGAGTTGGGTTTCGTGGAGCTAGTTTGTATATACAGTGAACTTTATGAGCTTGGAAAACCGCCGGTGGTTATTGATGCTGCAGAACTTCAACAAGATCCTGAG GATACTTTACGAGGTCTTTGTAATGACTTGGAGATTCCTTATCAACCTGCTATGCTCAA ATGGGAAGCAGGTCCAAAATCAATAGACGGCTTGTGGGCTCCTTGGCGGTACAAAACAGTACATAAGTCTACTGGTTTTAAGCAAGAAAGGAAGGATCTTCAG CCATTTCCCTTCTCTCTATATGCTTTGCTAGAGCAAAGTCTACCCCTTTACAATTTGCTTCGGCgccatgtgaaaaagaagagatcTCTTCTGAGCCCTCCTTTACCTCTTCCCGACCTTCCAGTTCCCGCAAATGAGAAATTGCTTGCATGGGTTGGTGATGAGATTGTGACACGTGAGAGTGCAAAG GTTTCTGTTTTTGATTCGGTTGTCCAAGGAGGTGACTCAGTTTGGGAGGGTCTCCGTGTGTATAATGGAAAGATATTTAAGCTTGAGGGACACCTAGACAG GATGTTTGATTCAGCaaaagctttagcttttgagaatgTTCCAACACGAGATGAG ATCAAGGAAGCTATTTTCCAAACACTTGTAAGGAATGGAATGTTTGACAATTCCCACATCCGGCTTTCTCTGACACGGGGAAAGAAG gTTACTTCTGGCATGAGTCCAGCATTCAATCTGTATGGATGCACATTAATTG TTCTAGCTGAGTGGAAGCCCCCAGTTTATGATAATACACATGGTATAGTTCTTGTGACTGCTTCAACACGCCGTAATTCACCAAAT ACTCTGGATTCAAAAATTCATCACAATAACCTCCTTAATAATATACTTGCAAAG ATTGAAGGCAATAATGCAAAAGCAGATGATGCAATCATGCTTGACAAAGATGGTTATCTGTCTGAAACCAATGCAACAAACATT TTCATAGTTAAAAAGGGTCGTGTCCTAACACCTCATGCTGATTACTGTCTTCCAGGCATTACTCGAGCTACT GTAATGAATCTTGTGGTGGAGCAGCAGTTGATCTTAGAGGAGCGGAGAATCAGCCTATCAGAAGTGCATACTGCAGATGAG ATATGGACTACAGGAACAATGGGAGAACTAAGCCCA CAATCTTGTAAAGAGAGATAA
- the LOC112710873 gene encoding branched-chain-amino-acid aminotransferase-like protein 2 isoform X7, with translation MSLECTKWEMAVCEVTVIHSWSSPCSLSTSLMYSFAQRDDVEVLDEPLYANFLRVSGLHKPYRDQLLSKMESDGNKVVKDIISRPGSKKYRFCKHMSKQKVLGLTEDLMKNGKHFILIRNPLDILSSFDNDALPTFSELGFVELVCIYSELYELGKPPVVIDAAELQQDPEDTLRGLCNDLEIPYQPAMLKWEAGPKSIDGLWAPWRYKTVHKSTGFKQERKDLQPFPFSLYALLEQSLPLYNLLRRHVKKKRSLLSPPLPLPDLPVPANEKLLAWVGDEIVTRESAKVSVFDSVVQGGDSVWEGLRVYNGKIFKLEGHLDRMFDSAKALAFENVPTRDEIKEAIFQTLVRNGMFDNSHIRLSLTRGKKVTSGMSPAFNLYGCTLIVLAEWKPPVYDNTHGIVLVTASTRRNSPNTLDSKIHHNNLLNNILAKIEGNNAKADDAIMLDKDGYLSETNATNIFIVKKGRVLTPHADYCLPGITRATVMNLVVEQQLILEERRISLSEVHTADEIWTTGTMGELSPVNAK, from the exons ATGAGTCTTGAGTGCACCAAGTGGGAGATGGCAGTGTGTGAGGTTACTGTTATTCACTCATGGTCTTCTCCATGCTCCCTTAGTACTTCTCTCATGTACTCTTTTGCTCAG AGGGATGATGTGGAAGTGCTTGATGAGCCTCTCTATGCTAATTTCCTTCGCGTATCAGGTCTTCATAAACCCTATAGGGACCAACTACTCTCCAAAATG GAATCCGATGGAAATAAGGTTGTTAAGGACATCATTTCTCGTCCGGGAAGCAAGAAGTATAGATTCTGTAAG CATATGTCGAAACAAAAGGTTCTAGGTTTGACTGAAGATCTAATGAAGAATGGAAAGCACTTCATTCTCATAAGAAATCCTCTTGACATACTG TCATCATTTGACAATGATGCCCTTCCAACTTTTTCTGAGTTGGGTTTCGTGGAGCTAGTTTGTATATACAGTGAACTTTATGAGCTTGGAAAACCGCCGGTGGTTATTGATGCTGCAGAACTTCAACAAGATCCTGAG GATACTTTACGAGGTCTTTGTAATGACTTGGAGATTCCTTATCAACCTGCTATGCTCAA ATGGGAAGCAGGTCCAAAATCAATAGACGGCTTGTGGGCTCCTTGGCGGTACAAAACAGTACATAAGTCTACTGGTTTTAAGCAAGAAAGGAAGGATCTTCAG CCATTTCCCTTCTCTCTATATGCTTTGCTAGAGCAAAGTCTACCCCTTTACAATTTGCTTCGGCgccatgtgaaaaagaagagatcTCTTCTGAGCCCTCCTTTACCTCTTCCCGACCTTCCAGTTCCCGCAAATGAGAAATTGCTTGCATGGGTTGGTGATGAGATTGTGACACGTGAGAGTGCAAAG GTTTCTGTTTTTGATTCGGTTGTCCAAGGAGGTGACTCAGTTTGGGAGGGTCTCCGTGTGTATAATGGAAAGATATTTAAGCTTGAGGGACACCTAGACAG GATGTTTGATTCAGCaaaagctttagcttttgagaatgTTCCAACACGAGATGAG ATCAAGGAAGCTATTTTCCAAACACTTGTAAGGAATGGAATGTTTGACAATTCCCACATCCGGCTTTCTCTGACACGGGGAAAGAAG gTTACTTCTGGCATGAGTCCAGCATTCAATCTGTATGGATGCACATTAATTG TTCTAGCTGAGTGGAAGCCCCCAGTTTATGATAATACACATGGTATAGTTCTTGTGACTGCTTCAACACGCCGTAATTCACCAAAT ACTCTGGATTCAAAAATTCATCACAATAACCTCCTTAATAATATACTTGCAAAG ATTGAAGGCAATAATGCAAAAGCAGATGATGCAATCATGCTTGACAAAGATGGTTATCTGTCTGAAACCAATGCAACAAACATT TTCATAGTTAAAAAGGGTCGTGTCCTAACACCTCATGCTGATTACTGTCTTCCAGGCATTACTCGAGCTACT GTAATGAATCTTGTGGTGGAGCAGCAGTTGATCTTAGAGGAGCGGAGAATCAGCCTATCAGAAGTGCATACTGCAGATGAG ATATGGACTACAGGAACAATGGGAGAACTAAGCCCA gtaaatgcaaaatga